From Amycolatopsis sp. cg9, one genomic window encodes:
- a CDS encoding FAD-binding oxidoreductase, giving the protein MNALIDHRLRRSWTAEAADAAQLPARAAKWLEQRIGQVAPGAAPASELPVEIPSRKLDESAADALSEVVGAENVLVDDAARLARATGLSYLDLLRRRSAAVAFPVPDAVVLPADADEVQSVLDACVRHDIGVVPFGGGTSVVGGVAALRGDKASVIALDLVRLDALVSVDAESRIAVLQAGVRGPEAERLLGEHGLTLGHIPQSWERATIGGFAATRSAGQASSGYGRFEDMVTGVRLATPRGEWKLGVAPASAAGPDLRQLAIGSEGALGVITEVALRVRPAPAVRRYEGYALPGWGAGREAVRDLAQHHALADVTRLSDVDETEVSLALNAGLKTGALRRYLAARGVRRPCFLIVGWEGTAHDVAVRRRETTRRLKALGAVRVGKALGESWRHGRFAGPRQRDALLDRGICVETLETAAYWSNVDELRDDVRAALTASLGPAIVMCHISHAYETGASLYFTVLTARDEADPVGQWQRAKAAACEAITGLGTISHHHAVGVDHAPYLSAEIGSLGVEVLRAAKSAVDPTGILNPGKLV; this is encoded by the coding sequence GTGAACGCGCTCATTGACCACCGTCTCCGCCGGTCCTGGACCGCGGAAGCCGCCGATGCCGCCCAGCTGCCCGCGCGAGCGGCCAAGTGGCTTGAACAGCGTATCGGCCAAGTGGCCCCCGGTGCTGCCCCGGCGAGCGAATTGCCGGTGGAAATACCGTCACGGAAACTGGACGAATCTGCAGCCGACGCGTTGTCGGAAGTGGTCGGCGCGGAGAACGTGCTGGTGGACGACGCGGCGCGGCTGGCGAGGGCGACCGGGCTGTCCTACCTCGACCTGCTGCGGCGCCGGTCGGCAGCGGTGGCGTTCCCGGTGCCCGACGCGGTCGTGCTCCCCGCCGACGCCGACGAGGTCCAGTCGGTGCTCGACGCGTGCGTCCGGCACGACATCGGCGTCGTCCCGTTCGGCGGCGGCACGTCGGTGGTCGGCGGCGTCGCGGCGCTGCGCGGCGACAAGGCGTCGGTGATCGCGCTCGACCTCGTCCGGCTCGACGCGCTGGTGTCGGTCGACGCCGAGTCGCGCATCGCCGTGCTGCAGGCCGGCGTCCGCGGGCCCGAAGCCGAGCGCCTCCTCGGCGAGCACGGCCTGACGCTCGGGCACATCCCGCAGTCGTGGGAGCGGGCCACGATCGGCGGCTTCGCGGCGACGCGCTCGGCCGGCCAGGCCTCGTCGGGCTACGGGCGGTTCGAGGACATGGTCACCGGCGTGCGGCTGGCGACCCCGCGCGGCGAGTGGAAGCTCGGCGTGGCGCCCGCGTCTGCCGCCGGGCCGGACCTGCGCCAGCTCGCGATCGGCAGCGAAGGGGCGCTCGGCGTGATCACCGAGGTCGCGCTGCGGGTGCGGCCGGCACCGGCGGTCCGCCGGTACGAGGGGTACGCGCTGCCCGGCTGGGGAGCCGGCCGCGAGGCGGTCCGCGACCTCGCGCAGCACCACGCGCTCGCCGACGTCACCCGGCTGTCCGATGTGGACGAAACCGAGGTTTCGCTGGCGCTGAACGCGGGTCTCAAGACGGGGGCGCTGCGCCGCTACCTCGCCGCGCGCGGGGTGCGGCGGCCATGCTTCCTCATCGTCGGCTGGGAAGGCACCGCGCACGACGTCGCGGTGCGCCGCCGCGAGACCACGCGCCGGCTGAAGGCGCTGGGCGCGGTGCGCGTCGGCAAGGCGCTCGGCGAGTCCTGGCGTCACGGCCGGTTCGCCGGACCCCGCCAGCGCGACGCGCTGCTGGACCGGGGGATCTGCGTCGAGACGCTGGAAACCGCGGCCTACTGGTCCAATGTGGACGAACTGCGCGACGACGTCCGCGCCGCGCTGACGGCGTCGCTCGGCCCGGCGATCGTGATGTGCCACATTTCGCACGCGTACGAAACCGGCGCGTCGCTGTACTTCACGGTGCTGACGGCCCGCGACGAAGCCGACCCGGTCGGCCAGTGGCAGCGCGCGAAGGCGGCGGCGTGCGAGGCGATCACCGGGCTCGGCACGATCTCCCACCACCACGCGGTCGGCGTCGACCACGCGCCCTACCTGAGCGCGGAAATCGGCTCGCTGGGCGTGGAAGTGCTGCGGGCGGCGAAGTCCGCGGTGGACCCGACCGGGATCCTCAACCCGGGGAAACTGGTCTGA
- a CDS encoding carboxymuconolactone decarboxylase family protein, with product MEARLTSESSPEVVGAVQQLFKAVHGAGVDPLLLELVHLRASQINGCSPCVFAGVASAKRQGETDERLHNVVTWRETPFFTEPERAVLALTEAATRIQDGRPGVTDEIWAAAAVHFDDKQLSAIVLNIALTGFFNRINRAIREQAGKTW from the coding sequence ATGGAAGCACGGCTGACGAGCGAGAGCAGCCCCGAGGTGGTCGGCGCGGTCCAGCAGCTGTTCAAGGCGGTGCACGGCGCCGGGGTCGACCCGCTGCTGCTCGAACTGGTCCACCTGCGGGCCAGTCAGATCAACGGCTGCAGCCCGTGCGTCTTCGCGGGTGTCGCGTCGGCGAAGCGGCAGGGGGAAACCGACGAACGGCTGCACAACGTCGTCACCTGGCGCGAGACGCCGTTCTTCACCGAGCCGGAGCGGGCGGTGCTCGCGCTGACCGAAGCCGCGACGCGGATCCAGGACGGCCGGCCCGGCGTCACCGACGAGATCTGGGCGGCCGCCGCCGTGCACTTCGACGACAAGCAGCTGTCGGCGATCGTCCTGAACATCGCGCTCACCGGCTTCTTCAACCGGATCAACCGCGCGATCCGGGAGCAGGCCGGCAAGACCTGGTGA
- a CDS encoding sigma-70 family RNA polymerase sigma factor, with amino-acid sequence MPDTLAEAFEARRERLLAVAHRLLGSHADAEDAVQEAWLRLSRQDAAAIENLDGWLTTVVGRISLDVLRSRKSRPESPYDEIVVAIDDGTEDVARADSVGLALLVVLESLGPAERLAFVLHDLFAVPFEELGRILGKSAGATKMLASRARRKVRAADRPPAAGGSSQREVVQAFLRAAHDGDFESLLRVLDPDVQLTVDTPGGVVVVLGATKVAAGAQFGAASDGSAVLVGGLPGVVAWRGDGSPLSVVAFVVADGRVTGIAAVADPARLASMTLPEPS; translated from the coding sequence ATGCCCGACACGCTGGCCGAAGCGTTCGAAGCCCGGCGCGAGCGCCTGCTCGCGGTGGCGCACCGCCTGCTCGGGTCGCACGCCGACGCCGAGGACGCGGTCCAGGAGGCCTGGCTGCGCCTGTCCCGCCAGGACGCGGCGGCCATCGAAAACCTCGACGGCTGGCTGACCACGGTGGTCGGCCGGATCAGCCTGGACGTCCTGCGCTCGCGCAAGTCCCGCCCCGAGTCCCCGTACGACGAGATCGTGGTGGCGATCGACGACGGCACCGAGGACGTCGCCCGCGCCGACTCGGTGGGCTTGGCGCTGCTGGTGGTCCTCGAGTCGCTGGGGCCCGCCGAGCGGCTGGCGTTCGTGCTGCACGACCTGTTCGCGGTGCCGTTCGAGGAGCTCGGCCGCATCCTGGGCAAGTCCGCGGGAGCGACGAAGATGCTGGCCAGCCGCGCCCGCCGCAAGGTGCGGGCCGCGGACCGGCCGCCGGCGGCGGGAGGTTCCTCGCAGCGCGAAGTGGTCCAGGCGTTCCTGCGCGCGGCCCACGACGGCGACTTCGAGAGCTTGCTGCGGGTCCTCGACCCGGACGTCCAGCTGACGGTGGACACCCCGGGCGGCGTGGTGGTGGTACTGGGCGCGACGAAGGTGGCGGCGGGCGCCCAGTTCGGCGCGGCGTCCGACGGGAGCGCGGTGCTGGTCGGCGGGCTGCCGGGCGTGGTGGCGTGGCGCGGGGACGGATCGCCGTTGTCGGTGGTGGCGTTCGTGGTCGCGGACGGCCGGGTCACCGGCATCGCCGCGGTGGCCGACCCGGCGCGGCTGGCGTCGATGACGCTGCCGGAGCCGTCATGA
- a CDS encoding gamma-glutamylcyclotransferase family protein has product MHFDGVGHPLDTAPDGWRDRLAVLAYGSNANPSKISWLRARLGLEGPVVVAHARCAGLAAVWAAGFRVVDDQRPATITALDGVEEHAVWFVTPDQLAVLDRCEGRGTRYHLARLTEPDVTLEDGTRLTEVHTYVGAAPIRYPLLVDGEPVRTTDVPQAEAAALEGVAADGHGVPCEVLRPVSPG; this is encoded by the coding sequence GTGCACTTCGACGGGGTCGGGCACCCGCTCGACACCGCACCCGACGGCTGGCGGGACCGGCTGGCCGTGCTGGCGTACGGCTCGAACGCGAACCCGTCGAAGATCAGCTGGCTGCGCGCGCGGCTCGGGCTCGAAGGCCCGGTCGTGGTGGCGCACGCGCGCTGCGCCGGGCTCGCCGCGGTGTGGGCCGCCGGGTTCCGCGTGGTCGACGACCAGCGGCCGGCCACCATCACCGCGCTGGACGGCGTCGAGGAGCACGCCGTCTGGTTCGTGACGCCGGACCAGCTGGCGGTGCTCGACCGCTGCGAGGGCCGCGGCACCCGCTACCACCTGGCCCGGCTGACCGAACCCGACGTCACCCTCGAAGACGGCACCCGGCTGACCGAGGTGCACACCTACGTCGGCGCCGCGCCGATCCGCTACCCCCTGCTGGTGGACGGCGAGCCGGTGCGCACCACCGACGTCCCGCAGGCCGAAGCGGCGGCGCTCGAAGGCGTCGCCGCGGACGGCCACGGCGTGCCGTGCGAAGTGCTCAGACCAGTTTCCCCGGGTTGA
- a CDS encoding TetR/AcrR family transcriptional regulator C-terminal domain-containing protein: MPLDRRQITEAALELLDEAGLAELSTRRLAARLGVSSPTLYWHVKDKAQLLDLLAEAVCEDAFDIDGTRDWRGQLEQGLHQFRALLLRHRDAATLLRDRLPGPNRLAHIETTCRILLEAGFTPEDTAGIARLLTAHVFASAETPARPDPEFQRRLDGFPAVKALGPAFARTSADDLFALGTEVILDGLAARRK, encoded by the coding sequence GTGCCGCTCGACCGCCGTCAGATCACCGAAGCCGCCCTCGAACTCCTCGACGAGGCCGGGCTCGCCGAGCTGAGCACGCGACGGCTCGCCGCCAGGCTCGGCGTCAGCTCGCCGACGCTGTACTGGCACGTCAAGGACAAAGCGCAGCTCCTCGACCTGCTCGCCGAAGCCGTCTGCGAGGACGCGTTCGACATCGACGGGACGCGGGATTGGCGCGGACAGCTCGAGCAGGGTCTGCACCAGTTCCGCGCGCTCCTGCTGAGGCACCGCGACGCCGCGACCCTGCTCCGGGACCGCCTGCCGGGGCCGAACCGCCTCGCCCACATCGAAACGACGTGCCGGATCCTCCTCGAAGCCGGCTTCACGCCCGAGGACACCGCGGGCATCGCCCGGCTGCTCACCGCGCACGTCTTCGCGTCGGCCGAGACGCCCGCGCGGCCGGATCCCGAGTTCCAGCGCCGGCTGGACGGCTTCCCCGCGGTCAAGGCCCTCGGTCCGGCGTTCGCCCGCACCAGCGCCGACGACCTGTTCGCCCTCGGCACCGAAGTCATCCTGGACGGTCTCGCCGCGCGGCGGAAATGA
- a CDS encoding S-(hydroxymethyl)mycothiol dehydrogenase — translation MPYEVQGVVSRAKGELVSLETVVVPDPGPGEAVVNVQACGVCHTDLHYREGGINDDFPFLLGHEAAGVVEAVGDGVTDLEPGDYVILNWRAVCGTCRACKRGKPWYCFATFNAAQPMTLADGTKLSPALGVGAFLEKTLVHSGQCTKVDREAEPAVAGLLGCGVMAGLGAAINTGAVTRGDSVAVIGCGGVGDAAIAGAKLAGATTIVAIDMDDRKLDWAKDFGATHTVNSRGLSEAQVVEAMQDATNSFGPDVVIDAVGRPETWRQAFYGRDLAGTVVLVGVPTPDMRLNDLPLIDFFSRGGSLKSSWYGDCLPSRDFPMLVDLYLQGRLPLDKFVTERIGVDGVEQSFERMHRGEVLRSVVTF, via the coding sequence ATGCCGTACGAGGTGCAGGGGGTCGTTTCGCGGGCGAAGGGCGAACTCGTCTCGCTCGAAACCGTCGTCGTGCCCGATCCCGGGCCCGGCGAGGCCGTCGTGAACGTGCAGGCCTGCGGGGTCTGCCACACCGACCTGCACTACCGCGAAGGCGGGATCAACGACGACTTCCCGTTCCTGCTCGGCCACGAAGCCGCCGGTGTCGTGGAAGCCGTCGGGGACGGCGTCACCGATCTCGAGCCCGGTGACTACGTCATCCTCAACTGGCGCGCGGTCTGCGGCACCTGCCGGGCCTGCAAGCGCGGCAAGCCGTGGTACTGCTTCGCCACCTTCAACGCCGCCCAGCCGATGACGCTGGCCGACGGCACCAAGCTGTCGCCCGCGCTCGGCGTCGGCGCCTTCCTCGAGAAGACGCTCGTCCACAGCGGACAGTGCACCAAGGTCGACCGCGAAGCCGAACCCGCCGTCGCCGGGCTGCTCGGCTGCGGGGTCATGGCCGGGCTCGGCGCCGCCATCAACACCGGCGCCGTCACGCGCGGGGACTCGGTCGCCGTGATCGGCTGCGGCGGCGTCGGGGACGCCGCCATCGCGGGCGCGAAGCTGGCCGGCGCCACGACGATCGTCGCGATCGACATGGACGACCGGAAGCTGGACTGGGCCAAGGACTTCGGCGCCACCCACACGGTGAACAGCCGGGGCCTTTCCGAAGCGCAGGTCGTCGAAGCCATGCAGGACGCGACGAACTCCTTCGGCCCGGACGTCGTCATCGACGCGGTCGGCCGCCCCGAAACCTGGCGCCAGGCGTTCTACGGGCGCGACCTCGCCGGCACCGTCGTGCTGGTCGGCGTGCCGACGCCGGACATGCGGCTGAACGACCTGCCGCTGATCGACTTCTTCTCGCGCGGCGGCTCGCTGAAGTCGTCCTGGTACGGCGACTGCCTGCCCAGCCGCGACTTCCCGATGCTCGTCGACCTCTACCTGCAGGGCCGGCTGCCGCTGGACAAGTTCGTCACCGAACGGATCGGCGTCGACGGCGTCGAGCAGTCCTTCGAGCGGATGCACCGCGGCGAGGTCCTGCGCAGCGTGGTGACGTTCTGA
- a CDS encoding TIGR03767 family metallophosphoesterase: MAELTRRTVATAGAAGLGLLLCTPTANALDRALRLTGTRSVSTTGTTLEQVATASGTGYSRLSAGPGWPLVVRSDLAAPQSGRDDRRRALSAFVQFTDLHITDTESPARFEYLHPFIGSAHRPQEALGTVATSALVERVNSVRQGPFTGRPFDLMVTTGDNTDNHELIELDWFLKVLNGGTVTPGSGDPNAYEGVQSSGNKEYWNPSIPGVGDDYSAKGFPQLPGLLEAAMKTFTAPGLDVPWFCTFGNHDDSIVGSLPARIPGIDAWYTGKYKVIGKDETTAKKLADAIKKPGSSIPVAELFGGSGTIREITPDARRRPFSTGEFVRAHLDAANTGPGPAGHGFTSANADGKNVYYTFRIAPGITGISLDTTTDAGFADGSIGLAQYSWVESTLKRNSSAYYDFFGRKVTHAVTDELFILFSHHTSGSMGNLLPDSRHLLDPRLDGNAFVALLKRFPNVLAWVNGHTHRNQITAHAGNTPQQGLWEINTASHVDFPQHARIVEVADNADGTLSLFTTLIEAEAPYAVDYGARTPQALASLYRELSYNDIHTDPGRVGASGDHNTELLLVNPLS; this comes from the coding sequence ATGGCCGAACTCACCCGGCGCACCGTCGCCACCGCGGGCGCCGCCGGTCTCGGGCTCCTGCTCTGCACGCCCACCGCGAACGCCCTCGACCGCGCCCTGCGGCTCACCGGCACGCGGTCGGTCAGCACCACCGGCACCACGCTCGAGCAGGTCGCGACGGCGTCGGGCACCGGCTACTCGCGGCTGTCCGCGGGCCCGGGCTGGCCCCTGGTCGTCCGGAGCGACCTCGCCGCGCCGCAGAGCGGCCGCGACGACCGCCGCCGCGCGCTCAGCGCCTTCGTGCAGTTCACCGACCTGCACATCACCGACACCGAAAGCCCCGCGCGGTTCGAGTACCTGCACCCCTTCATCGGCTCCGCGCACCGGCCGCAGGAAGCGCTCGGCACCGTGGCCACCAGCGCGCTGGTCGAGCGCGTCAACAGCGTGCGGCAGGGCCCGTTCACCGGGCGGCCGTTCGACCTGATGGTCACCACCGGCGACAACACCGACAACCACGAGCTGATCGAGCTCGACTGGTTCCTCAAGGTCCTCAACGGCGGCACCGTCACCCCGGGCTCCGGCGACCCGAACGCCTACGAAGGCGTCCAGAGCTCGGGCAACAAGGAGTACTGGAACCCCTCGATCCCGGGCGTCGGCGACGACTACTCGGCCAAGGGCTTCCCGCAGCTGCCGGGCCTGCTCGAAGCGGCCATGAAGACGTTCACCGCGCCGGGCCTCGACGTGCCGTGGTTCTGCACCTTCGGCAACCACGACGACAGCATCGTCGGCTCGCTGCCGGCCCGGATCCCCGGCATCGACGCCTGGTACACCGGCAAGTACAAGGTCATCGGCAAGGACGAGACCACCGCGAAGAAGCTCGCCGACGCCATCAAGAAGCCGGGTTCGAGCATCCCGGTCGCCGAGCTGTTCGGCGGTTCCGGCACCATCCGCGAGATCACGCCGGACGCGCGGCGCCGCCCGTTCAGCACCGGCGAGTTCGTCCGCGCGCACCTGGATGCGGCCAACACCGGGCCCGGCCCGGCCGGCCACGGCTTCACCAGCGCCAACGCCGACGGCAAGAACGTCTACTACACGTTCCGGATCGCCCCGGGCATCACCGGGATCAGCCTCGACACGACCACCGACGCCGGGTTCGCGGACGGCTCGATCGGGCTGGCGCAGTACTCCTGGGTGGAGTCGACGCTCAAGCGCAACAGCTCGGCGTACTACGACTTCTTCGGCCGCAAGGTCACCCACGCCGTCACCGACGAGCTGTTCATCCTGTTCAGCCACCACACCAGCGGCTCGATGGGCAACCTGCTGCCGGACTCGCGTCACCTGCTCGACCCGCGCCTGGACGGCAACGCGTTCGTCGCACTGCTCAAGCGGTTCCCGAACGTGCTGGCCTGGGTCAACGGCCACACGCACCGCAACCAGATCACGGCGCACGCCGGGAACACCCCGCAGCAGGGCTTATGGGAGATCAACACCGCGTCGCACGTCGACTTCCCGCAGCACGCCCGGATCGTCGAGGTCGCGGACAACGCCGACGGCACGTTGTCGCTGTTCACGACGTTGATCGAGGCGGAGGCGCCGTACGCGGTGGACTACGGCGCCCGGACCCCGCAAGCGCTTGCGTCGCTGTACCGCGAACTGTCCTACAACGACATCCACACCGACCCGGGCCGCGTCGGCGCAAGCGGGGACCACAACACCGAGCTGCTGCTGGTCAACCCGCTGTCCTGA
- a CDS encoding PaaI family thioesterase, producing the protein MTDPEGTQLFHRSMPFSERLGVEVLEHGRALVRSRLKWDESLCTLGGALHGGALMALADSTGAVCAFLNLPEGGQGTTTVESKTNFLRAVRSGYAVASSRPLHAGRKFVVVETEIHDDEGKLVAKVTQTQAVL; encoded by the coding sequence ATGACCGATCCCGAGGGCACGCAGCTCTTCCACCGCTCCATGCCGTTCTCCGAGCGCCTCGGCGTCGAGGTGCTGGAACACGGGCGCGCGCTCGTCCGCAGCCGGCTGAAGTGGGACGAGAGCCTCTGCACGCTCGGTGGCGCGCTGCACGGGGGTGCGCTCATGGCGCTGGCCGACTCGACCGGGGCCGTGTGCGCGTTCCTCAACCTGCCTGAAGGCGGGCAGGGCACGACCACCGTCGAGTCGAAGACGAACTTCCTGCGCGCGGTGCGTTCGGGCTACGCCGTTGCGTCGTCCAGACCACTGCACGCCGGGCGCAAGTTCGTCGTGGTGGAGACGGAGATCCACGACGACGAGGGCAAGTTGGTCGCGAAAGTGACACAGACGCAGGCCGTCCTGTAG
- a CDS encoding peptidase C39 family protein, producing the protein MRVRSLFTLLSVVVLTAVTVQVAEAGPRDDEAVDYHEWTGGRFHEGDFAGLALTRDGLRITRPIGTVQHTEPELGTTRTYEYSQWTSPSYRQGFGATQLVASWNAKTPAKTWLQVEAQGRTSAGAETGWYVMGRWASGDADVLRTSVDGQDDANALVDVDTLVTKAGVTLKSYKLRISLYREAGSGATPSVSLLGAMTSAVPDRFEVQPTKPGRATGIELKVPTYAQNLHKGQFPQYGGGGEAWCSPTSTEMVAEYWGKKPSAEEMSWIPADYVDPQVAFAARYTYDHAYDGTGNWPFNTAYAASRGLKGHITRLHSLNELEGYIARGIPVITSQSFLASELDGAGYGTAGHIMVVVGFTKDGDVIANDPAASSNDRVRNVYKRDQFEKIWQRTKRYRADGTVAGGPGGIAYIITPA; encoded by the coding sequence ATGCGGGTACGCAGTCTGTTCACATTGTTGTCGGTTGTCGTGCTGACAGCCGTAACCGTTCAGGTCGCCGAAGCGGGGCCGCGCGACGACGAAGCCGTCGACTACCACGAGTGGACCGGCGGCCGCTTCCACGAAGGCGACTTCGCCGGGCTCGCGCTGACCCGGGACGGCCTGCGCATCACCCGCCCGATCGGCACCGTGCAGCACACCGAGCCGGAGCTCGGCACGACGCGGACGTACGAGTACAGCCAGTGGACGTCGCCCTCGTACCGGCAGGGCTTCGGCGCGACGCAGCTGGTCGCGTCCTGGAACGCAAAGACGCCGGCCAAGACGTGGCTGCAGGTCGAGGCGCAGGGCCGGACGTCGGCGGGCGCCGAAACCGGGTGGTACGTGATGGGCCGCTGGGCCAGCGGGGACGCCGATGTCCTCCGCACCAGCGTCGACGGCCAGGACGACGCGAACGCGCTGGTGGACGTCGACACGCTGGTCACGAAGGCCGGGGTGACGCTGAAGTCGTACAAGCTGCGGATCAGCCTCTACCGCGAAGCCGGCTCGGGCGCGACGCCGTCGGTGTCGCTGCTGGGCGCGATGACGTCCGCGGTGCCGGACCGCTTCGAGGTGCAGCCGACGAAGCCGGGCCGCGCCACCGGGATCGAACTGAAGGTGCCCACCTACGCGCAGAACCTCCACAAGGGACAGTTCCCGCAGTACGGCGGGGGCGGCGAGGCGTGGTGCAGCCCGACGTCGACCGAGATGGTGGCCGAGTACTGGGGCAAGAAGCCGTCCGCCGAGGAGATGTCGTGGATCCCGGCCGACTACGTCGACCCGCAGGTGGCGTTCGCGGCGCGCTACACCTACGACCACGCCTACGACGGCACCGGGAACTGGCCGTTCAACACCGCCTACGCGGCGTCGCGCGGGTTGAAGGGCCACATCACGCGGCTGCACTCGCTGAACGAGCTGGAGGGCTACATCGCCCGCGGCATCCCGGTGATCACGTCGCAGTCGTTCCTCGCTTCGGAGCTGGACGGCGCCGGCTACGGGACGGCGGGCCACATCATGGTCGTCGTCGGGTTCACGAAGGACGGCGACGTGATCGCCAACGACCCGGCGGCCAGCAGCAACGACCGCGTCCGGAACGTCTACAAGCGCGACCAGTTCGAGAAGATCTGGCAGCGGACCAAGCGCTACCGCGCGGACGGCACGGTGGCGGGCGGCCCCGGCGGCATCGCGTACATCATCACCCCCGCCTGA
- a CDS encoding TetR/AcrR family transcriptional regulator — protein MADDVLLDAARSCVLAVGVRRTTLAEIARTARVSRMTVYRRFPDVRSVLAALMTREFSGLLRTASERGADAADSRERLVLIASAGVRALSADPLFRTLLDVDPELVLPYIVERLGATQKFAEQAMHQLLAAGHQDGSIRRAPVAAQSRAVLLVVQSFAFSLRPATADVDEAALLAEFTHVLDAALKP, from the coding sequence GTGGCCGATGACGTGCTGCTCGACGCCGCGCGCTCGTGCGTGCTGGCCGTCGGTGTGCGCCGCACCACACTCGCCGAAATCGCCCGCACCGCCCGCGTCAGCCGCATGACGGTCTACCGCCGCTTCCCCGACGTCCGCAGCGTGCTCGCGGCGCTGATGACCCGCGAGTTCAGCGGGCTGCTGCGCACGGCGAGCGAGCGCGGCGCCGACGCCGCGGACAGCCGCGAGCGGCTCGTGCTCATCGCTTCGGCCGGCGTCCGCGCGCTGTCGGCCGACCCGCTGTTCCGCACGCTCCTCGACGTCGACCCCGAGCTCGTGCTGCCGTACATCGTCGAGCGGCTGGGCGCGACCCAGAAGTTCGCCGAGCAGGCGATGCACCAGCTCCTGGCGGCCGGCCACCAGGACGGCTCGATCCGGCGCGCCCCGGTCGCGGCCCAGTCCCGGGCGGTGCTGCTGGTGGTCCAGTCGTTCGCGTTCTCGCTGCGGCCCGCGACCGCGGACGTCGACGAAGCGGCGCTGCTGGCGGAATTCACGCACGTGCTCGACGCGGCTTTGAAGCCGTGA